The Planctomycetaceae bacterium genome includes the window GGGGCGGATGAGCAAGCTCCAGTGCGACTTCTCGGCGATGATCTCGGCAGACATGTTCAAGGAGTTCATGATGCCGGTGCTGGAGGAGATGACCGGCCGCCTGGATTACTGCATGTACCACTTCGATGGCCCGTGCGCCTTGCAGCACCACGGTCACCTGATGAGCCTCAAGAACCTGACGATGCTGCAGTGGACGCCCGGGACGGGCAACGTTCAGCCGGCGCAGCACGAGGCGTGGTTCGACCTGTATCATCGCACGATCGAGGCGGGCAAGAAGATCTACATTCACGGGGTGTCGCGCGACCGCGTGAACGCGTTCAAGCGCGAGTTCGGCGCGGGCTTCAAGCAGTTCATGTTCCCCTGCTGGGCGCCGTCGAAGAAGGAAGCGGAAGAATTCATCCGGGCCTGCGAAATGTAGCTCGTCCGGCGTTTGCCAACACTAATAGGAGCAGCACAACGTGGCTAAGGAAAAGGCAGTCGTCGTCGGCGCCGGCGGTATTGCGGGCGCCTGGTTTCCCCCACTCAAGGCCGAGAAGGTCAACATTGTCGGCATCGTCGACCTCGATGTCGAGCGAGCCAAGGCCCGCTTGAAAGACTACGAGCTCGATTGCCCCGTCGGCACCGATCTGGCCGACATGCTCAAGAAGACCCGCCCGGACTTCGTCGTCGACCTGACGATCCCCGAAGCCCACTGCGCGGTGACCTGCACCGCCCTCAAGGCCGGCTGCCACGTCATCGGCGAAAAGCCCATGGCCTCGAGCATGGCCGAAGCCCGCAAGATGTGCGCGACGGCCAAGGCGACGAAGAAGATGTACATGGTCAGCCAGTCCCGCCGCTGGCAGGGCAACGAAACGCGCGTCCGCAAGACGCTGCAGAAGAACCGCATTGGCACGCTGACGACCTTCAACTGCGACTTCTACATCGGCGCGCACTTCGGCGGCTTCCGCGACGCAATGGACAGCCCGCTGATCCTGGACATGGCGATCCACCAGTTCGACCTGGCCCGGTACATGACCGGCACCGATCCGGTGGCCGTGTACGCCAAGGAGTTCAACCCCAAGGGCTCGTGGTACAAGGGCGACGTCTCGGCGATGGCCATCTTTGAAATGACCAATGGCGTCATGTTCTGCTATCGCGGCTCGTGGTGCTCCGAAGGCTGCCACACGAGTTGGAACGGCGACTGGCGCTTCATCGGCGACAAGGGCACGCTGCTCTACCATCACGACCAGGTGCCCACCGGGCAGGTCATCCAGAACAAGGAAGGCTTCTTCCGCCAGCTCAAGGACATCACGGCCGACGAGGCGCCGATGAAGTTCGGCGGCATGCACGGGGCGCTGCGCGAGATGCTGGCGTTCATCCGCACCGGCAAGAAACCGCAGACTGCCTGCGACGACAATATCAAGTCGCTGGCGATGGTGCATGGCGTGATCGAGTCGTCCAAGACCGGAAAGCGCGTGAAACTGTAACCACCAGGGATGGATGGATGAATGGATGAGTGGACCAGCGCCCATCCATCCAAAACATCCATCCATCCGATTGAAGAACTAACTCCACAAAAAGGAACCGTTCCATGGCAAAAGCAAAAACTGTTAAAGCATCCGCTCCGAAACCCTGCCCCGAAGGCATCCGTATCGGCACGCTCGCCGGCGGCGGACCCAACACCGCTGCTTACATCAAGCAGATCCTGCCTTACGGGTTCGAGTCGTTTTCGATCACGTGGTTCGGCAGCCTCGGCGGGGCCGACCTGAAGAAGATCTCCTCCGACGTCAAGGAAACCCTGGCCGGCAGCGGGGCGGTCATCAGCTCGATCAGCTTTTTCGGAAACCCGCTGGACCCGACAGCCGGCAACTACAAGGACTCCGTCGCCGGCTGGAAGACGCTGGTGGACAACTGCCACCTGTTCGGCTGCGACCTGGTGACCGGTTTCGCCGGTCGCGTGATCAACAAGCCGATTTCCGATTCGATGCCCGCCTACAAGAAGTTCTTCGGCGAGCTGGCCAAGCGCGCTGCCGACAAGGGCGTGCGGATCGCCTTTGAAAACTGCGACATGGGCGGCGACTGGTGGCGCGGCGACTGGAACTGCGCCCACAACCCCACCGCCTGGGACATGATGTTCAACGAAGTGCCCGCCAAGAACATCGGCCTGCAGTGGGAACCCTGCCACCAGATGGTCAGCCTGATCGACCCGATCCCGCAGCTGCGCAAGTACGCCAAGAAGGTCTTCTGCCTGCACGGCAAGGACGGCACGGTGGACTGGAACGTGGTGCGCGAGCACGGCGTTGACGGCCCGCACCAGTTCGCCTGGCACCGGACACCGGGCTTTGGCGACACGAACTGGACCGACGTGATCACGATCCTGCGGATGAACGGCTTCGTCGGCAGCATCGACATCGAAGGCTGGCACGATCCGGTGTATCGCGGCGAGCTGGAAATGACCGGCCAGGTCCGCGGCCTGAACTACCTCAAGGCCTGCCGCGGCGGCTCATACGTGCCGAATCCGAGTTAACTGTGGAGTGCGGCAGCCAGAGCTGCCGCTTTGGAAGTTTTGAACAGGCGGCGGGATTCTTTTGCGAGAATCCCGCCGCCTTTCCTTTGACAGTAGCCTGCGACAGCCAGATCATCAATCAGGCCATCGACTCGGGGCTGGATGATTTTGAAGACGCCATCCAATTCGTCTGCGCCGTCCGATCCCGATCTGCCTACCTCGTCACGCGCAATCCCGGCCATTTCCGCAAAGCGGACATCGTCGTCGTGTCGCCTGCCGAGTTCCTGGCTGCAATCAATCCGCCAGCCGCTTGAGATCGTTCCAAACCGAAGACACCCTGATGGGCACGCACAACGGAGTTGTGCGTGGCACCCTCGCCGCGTTACAACGCGCCCGCGCGTGCCTATACTTTCTAAGAGACAGGGGCAATAACACTCAGTAACGGAGGGAACTGCCATGAAAGTTCTCATTCTGGCTGCCGATGGCGTGGAGGATCTGGAATTGTTCTACCCGCTCTACCGGTTCAAGGAACAGGGGTTCGAGGTAGATGTGGCCGGGCCCAAGGCCGGGCCGATCACCGGCAAGCATGGGTACACGATCGAGGCCGATTTGTCGTTCGACGATATTGACGCCGAGGATTATGACATGCTCTTTCTGCCCGGAGGCAAAGGGCCCGAGACCGTGCGGCTCAGCGACAAGGCCGTCAGCGTGACGCGGCAGATGTTCGAGGCCGGCAAGTGCGTGGCGGCCATCTGCCACGGGGCGCAGATTCTCGTCTCGGCCGGCGTGATCGAGGGCAAGCGCGCGACCTGCTGGGCAGGGGTGCGCGACGACATCCGCGCCGCCGGGGCGAACTACCGCGATGAAGAAGTCGTCATCGACGGCAACTTGATCACCAGCCGCCAGCCCGACGATCTGCCGGCGTTCTGCCGGGCGATCTTCGAGATGGTCGGCGCGGAAAGTACGGCCGCCGCTTCGGGGCGATGGTCATCGTCTCTCTAAGTCAGACTGGCGCCGGGAGGAGAGCATGAAGGATTTATTTGTCCGCTCGGAACACAATCCGATTCTGACGGTTCACGATCTGCCCGTCGACGCTGAAGCCGTCCTGAACCCCGGCGTCACGGAACAGGACGGGCAGGTCGTGCTCTTGCTGCGCGTGGAGAACGCCAACGGGTTTTCGAGCATCCACGTGGCGCGCAGTCTCAACGGCGTCACCGGTTGGAAGATCGAGAAAGAGCCCCTCTTGCGGTACGGGCAGCCCGAATGGCGCTATGAGAAGTGGGGCTGCGAAGACCCGCGCGTCACGTGGCTGGAAGACCAGCAAAGCTGGTTCATCACGTACACGGCGTATTCGCCGTCCGGGGCGGCTGTCGGATTGGCGCGCACG containing:
- a CDS encoding Gfo/Idh/MocA family oxidoreductase, with the protein product MAKEKAVVVGAGGIAGAWFPPLKAEKVNIVGIVDLDVERAKARLKDYELDCPVGTDLADMLKKTRPDFVVDLTIPEAHCAVTCTALKAGCHVIGEKPMASSMAEARKMCATAKATKKMYMVSQSRRWQGNETRVRKTLQKNRIGTLTTFNCDFYIGAHFGGFRDAMDSPLILDMAIHQFDLARYMTGTDPVAVYAKEFNPKGSWYKGDVSAMAIFEMTNGVMFCYRGSWCSEGCHTSWNGDWRFIGDKGTLLYHHDQVPTGQVIQNKEGFFRQLKDITADEAPMKFGGMHGALREMLAFIRTGKKPQTACDDNIKSLAMVHGVIESSKTGKRVKL
- a CDS encoding sugar phosphate isomerase/epimerase; translation: MAKAKTVKASAPKPCPEGIRIGTLAGGGPNTAAYIKQILPYGFESFSITWFGSLGGADLKKISSDVKETLAGSGAVISSISFFGNPLDPTAGNYKDSVAGWKTLVDNCHLFGCDLVTGFAGRVINKPISDSMPAYKKFFGELAKRAADKGVRIAFENCDMGGDWWRGDWNCAHNPTAWDMMFNEVPAKNIGLQWEPCHQMVSLIDPIPQLRKYAKKVFCLHGKDGTVDWNVVREHGVDGPHQFAWHRTPGFGDTNWTDVITILRMNGFVGSIDIEGWHDPVYRGELEMTGQVRGLNYLKACRGGSYVPNPS
- a CDS encoding type 1 glutamine amidotransferase domain-containing protein, with product MKVLILAADGVEDLELFYPLYRFKEQGFEVDVAGPKAGPITGKHGYTIEADLSFDDIDAEDYDMLFLPGGKGPETVRLSDKAVSVTRQMFEAGKCVAAICHGAQILVSAGVIEGKRATCWAGVRDDIRAAGANYRDEEVVIDGNLITSRQPDDLPAFCRAIFEMVGAESTAAASGRWSSSL